The following proteins are co-located in the Vigna angularis cultivar LongXiaoDou No.4 chromosome 2, ASM1680809v1, whole genome shotgun sequence genome:
- the LOC108327952 gene encoding putative SWI/SNF-related matrix-associated actin-dependent regulator of chromatin subfamily A member 3-like 1 isoform X1 yields MDSGDDETGSASSSSEIFLLGFIEANIVGVQHYHATISGRAVVVLHREPDNVHDANAIKASNIHGDHVGYIERAVAAVLTPLIDDELITVEAIVPDARKTYRILCQIHIFARLQDFDFVKCALSRCPCRLINESEAAFTLSDSAAVKATKAVKKTMTVDAIFSLMNSYLANKNRAIDFLEPPRSIIRTELLPHQKEGLWWLVRREKIDDLPPFWEENDGKFVNVLTDYQTDKRPDPLRGGIFADEMGLGKTLTLLSLIAFDKWSQMGFSKKCRTDGKWVSLEKRRRNEIEGSCGTELRTNATLVVCSPSAMSAWITQLEDHTVPGALKTYMYYGERRTEDTEELKKYDLVLTTYTTLSNELDEMPAKQMEWRRIILDEAHTIKNFAANLSKTVFRLKGQYRWAVTGTPIQSGCIDLYSFMVFLRFQPFSERRHWRILVQTPLNLGLENGFTRLQVLMGAIALRRTKELALTFLPPKTVEICYVGLSMEERQLYEREKEKIKASLRRGYIRESNPLSESSEVLNSFLLLRQICVDLKLCKFQSGSSSSSITDSEGETIISYNPELLQKLLGQLEEGEDFECPICLSPPMEIVITRCAHIFCRPCILRSLEERKKSGCPLCRQKLSSESDIFSPPPQPETDTAELSSASEKPLSSKVSALIKCLDESRDQNPGVKSVVFSQFRKLLCLLEEPLNAAGFKTLRLDGKMNAKQRANVIVQFQARESGCPTVLLASLRASSAGVNLTAASRLYFMEPWWNHAVEEQAMDRVHRIGQNQPVKIVRFIAQNSFEEKMLVLQERRKLLLKEPYGTERKGIGYLDLKFLLDS; encoded by the exons ATGGATTCGGGAGACGACGAGACAGGTTCAGCCTCCTCATCGTCAGAAATATTCCTTCTCGGCTTCATCGAGGCCAACATCGTCGGTGTGCAGCACTATCACGCCACCATCAGCGGCCGCGCCGTCGTCGTCCTTCACCGTGAGCCCGACAACGTCCACGATGCCAACGCCATCAAAGCCAGCAACATCCACGGGGACCACGTCGGTTACATTGAACGCGCCGTCGCAGCCGTCCTCACCCCTCTCATCGACGACGAACTTATCACCGTCGAAGCCATCGTACCCGACGCCCGCAAAACCTACCGAATCCTCTGCCAAATCCACATCTTCGCTCGCCTCCAAGACTTTGACTTCGTCAAATGTGCCCTTTCCCGTTGCCCCTGCAGACTCATTAACGAATCCGAGGCCGCCTTCACCCTCTCTGACTCCGCCGCCGTTAAAGCCACCAAGGCGGTTAAGAAGACCATGACCGTCGACGCCATTTTCAGCCTCATGAACAGCTACCTTGCCAATAAGAACCGCGCCATCGATTTCTTGGAGCCTCCGAGGAGCATCATCAGAACCGAGCTTCTCCCTCACCAGAAGGAGGGTCTCTGGTGGCTCGTTCGCAGAGAAAAAATTGATGACTTGCCACCCTTTTGGGAAGAAAACGATGGGAAGTTCGTAaatgttttaaccgattatcaGACCGATAAAAGGCCTGACCCCTTGCGAGGTGGTATCTTCGCCGATGAGATGGGGTTGGGAAAGACCTTAACTCTGCTTTCTCTGATTGCTTTTGATAAATGGAGCCAAATGGGTTTCTCTAAGAAATGTAGAACGGATGGAAAGTGGGTTTCTTTAGAGAAGCGACGCAGGAATGAAATTGAGGGCTCCTGTGGAACCGAATTGAGAACAAATGCAACGTTGGTGGTGTGTTCTCCTTCTGCTATGTCGGCATGGATAACGCAATTAGAGGATCACACTGTACCTGGTGCATTGAAGACTTACATGTATTACGGGGAAAGAAGgacagaggacactgaggagcTTAAGAAGTATGATTTGGTATTGACTACTTACACTACTTTGTCCAATGAATTGGACGAGATGCCGGCGAAGCAAATGGAGTGGCGGAGAATTATATTGGACGAAGCACACACCATCAAGAATTTCGCTGCTAACCTGAGTAAGACGGTTTTCAGGTTGAAAGGTCAGTACAGATGGGCTGTCACAGGGACACCAATTCAAAGTGGTTGCATTGATTTGTATTCTTTTATGGTCTTTTTGCGGTTTCAGCCGTTTTCGGAACGAAGACATTGGAGAATTTTGGTGCAAACCCCTCTTAATCTGGGCTTGGAAAACGGGTTCACACGGTTGCAG GTTTTGATGGGAGCAATTGCTTTGCGAAGAACAAAAGAGTTGGCATTGACGTTTCTGCCACCTAAAACCGTTGAGATTTGTTATGTTGGACTTTCTATGGAAGAACGGCAGCTGTatgagagggagaaagagaaaataaaggcATCGTTGAGAAGAGGTTATATCCGTGAGAGCAATCCACTTTCCGAGTCTAGCGAAGTGCTAAATAGTTTTCTATTACTCCGTCAAATCTGTGTtgatttgaaattgtgtaaatttCAGTCAGgtagcagcagcagcagcatcaCAGATAGTGAAG GAGAAACAATTATATCTTATAATCCCGAGTTGCTGCAAAAATTACTTGGACAGCTGGAAGAAGGTGAAGATTTTGAATGTCCAATCTGTTTATCTCCTCCAATGGAAATTGTGATCACACGTTGTGCTCACATTTTCTGTCGTCCGTGTATACTGAGATCTCTAGAAGAGAGGAAAAAAAGTGGTTGTCCTCTTTGTCGGCAAAAACTCTCATCAGAATCTGATATATTCTCACCGCCTCCCCAGCCAGAGACAGACACTGCTGAACTGAGCTCAGCCTCAGAAAAACCGCTATCGTCCAAGGTTTCTGCTCTGATAAAATGTCTGGATGAATCAAGAGACCAAAATCCAGGTGTGAAGTCAGTTGTATTTTCACAATTTCGAAAGTTGCTGTGTTTACTTGAAGAGCCTCTGAATGCAGCTGGTTTCAAGACTCTGCGTCTTGATGGGAAAATGAATGCTAAACAGAGAGCCAATGTTATTGTGCAGTTTCAAGCCCGAGAAAGTGGTTGTCCAACTGTTCTACTTGCAAGCCTGAGGGCTTCAAGTGCAGGTGTAAATCTGACAGCTGCCTCTAGACTCTACTTTATGGAGCCATGGTGGAACCATGCAGTTGAGGAACAGGCAATGGACCGTGTCCACCGCATTGGACAGAACCAGCCCGTGAAGATTGTTCGATTCATTGCTCAAAACAGCTTTGAGGAGAAAATGTTGGTGTTGCAGGAAAGGAGGAAACTACTGTTGAAGGAACCATATGGGACGGAAAGAAAGGGCATTGGCTATCTAGATTTGAAATTCCTTCTAGATTCTTAG
- the LOC108327952 gene encoding putative SWI/SNF-related matrix-associated actin-dependent regulator of chromatin subfamily A member 3-like 1 isoform X2, with protein sequence MDSGDDETGSASSSSEIFLLGFIEANIVGVQHYHATISGRAVVVLHREPDNVHDANAIKASNIHGDHVGYIERAVAAVLTPLIDDELITVEAIVPDARKTYRILCQIHIFARLQDFDFVKCALSRCPCRLINESEAAFTLSDSAAVKATKAVKKTMTVDAIFSLMNSYLANKNRAIDFLEPPRSIIRTELLPHQKEGLWWLVRREKIDDLPPFWEENDGKFVNVLTDYQTDKRPDPLRGGIFADEMGLGKTLTLLSLIAFDKWSQMGFSKKCRTDGKWVSLEKRRRNEIEGSCGTELRTNATLVVCSPSAMSAWITQLEDHTVPGALKTYMYYGERRTEDTEELKKYDLVLTTYTTLSNELDEMPAKQMEWRRIILDEAHTIKNFAANLSKTVFRLKGQYRWAVTGTPIQSGCIDLYSFMVFLRFQPFSERRHWRILVQTPLNLGLENGFTRLQVLMGAIALRRTKELALTFLPPKTVEICYVGLSMEERQLYEREKEKIKASLRRGYIRESNPLSESSEVLNSFLLLRQICVDLKLCKFQSGSSSSSITDSEGETIISYNPELLQKLLGQLEEGEDFECPICLSPPMEIVITRCAHIFCRPCILRSLEERKKSGCPLCRQKLSSESDIFSPPPQPETDTAELSSASEKPLSSKVSALIKCLDESRDQNPVSSPRKWLSNCSTCKPEGFKCRCKSDSCL encoded by the exons ATGGATTCGGGAGACGACGAGACAGGTTCAGCCTCCTCATCGTCAGAAATATTCCTTCTCGGCTTCATCGAGGCCAACATCGTCGGTGTGCAGCACTATCACGCCACCATCAGCGGCCGCGCCGTCGTCGTCCTTCACCGTGAGCCCGACAACGTCCACGATGCCAACGCCATCAAAGCCAGCAACATCCACGGGGACCACGTCGGTTACATTGAACGCGCCGTCGCAGCCGTCCTCACCCCTCTCATCGACGACGAACTTATCACCGTCGAAGCCATCGTACCCGACGCCCGCAAAACCTACCGAATCCTCTGCCAAATCCACATCTTCGCTCGCCTCCAAGACTTTGACTTCGTCAAATGTGCCCTTTCCCGTTGCCCCTGCAGACTCATTAACGAATCCGAGGCCGCCTTCACCCTCTCTGACTCCGCCGCCGTTAAAGCCACCAAGGCGGTTAAGAAGACCATGACCGTCGACGCCATTTTCAGCCTCATGAACAGCTACCTTGCCAATAAGAACCGCGCCATCGATTTCTTGGAGCCTCCGAGGAGCATCATCAGAACCGAGCTTCTCCCTCACCAGAAGGAGGGTCTCTGGTGGCTCGTTCGCAGAGAAAAAATTGATGACTTGCCACCCTTTTGGGAAGAAAACGATGGGAAGTTCGTAaatgttttaaccgattatcaGACCGATAAAAGGCCTGACCCCTTGCGAGGTGGTATCTTCGCCGATGAGATGGGGTTGGGAAAGACCTTAACTCTGCTTTCTCTGATTGCTTTTGATAAATGGAGCCAAATGGGTTTCTCTAAGAAATGTAGAACGGATGGAAAGTGGGTTTCTTTAGAGAAGCGACGCAGGAATGAAATTGAGGGCTCCTGTGGAACCGAATTGAGAACAAATGCAACGTTGGTGGTGTGTTCTCCTTCTGCTATGTCGGCATGGATAACGCAATTAGAGGATCACACTGTACCTGGTGCATTGAAGACTTACATGTATTACGGGGAAAGAAGgacagaggacactgaggagcTTAAGAAGTATGATTTGGTATTGACTACTTACACTACTTTGTCCAATGAATTGGACGAGATGCCGGCGAAGCAAATGGAGTGGCGGAGAATTATATTGGACGAAGCACACACCATCAAGAATTTCGCTGCTAACCTGAGTAAGACGGTTTTCAGGTTGAAAGGTCAGTACAGATGGGCTGTCACAGGGACACCAATTCAAAGTGGTTGCATTGATTTGTATTCTTTTATGGTCTTTTTGCGGTTTCAGCCGTTTTCGGAACGAAGACATTGGAGAATTTTGGTGCAAACCCCTCTTAATCTGGGCTTGGAAAACGGGTTCACACGGTTGCAG GTTTTGATGGGAGCAATTGCTTTGCGAAGAACAAAAGAGTTGGCATTGACGTTTCTGCCACCTAAAACCGTTGAGATTTGTTATGTTGGACTTTCTATGGAAGAACGGCAGCTGTatgagagggagaaagagaaaataaaggcATCGTTGAGAAGAGGTTATATCCGTGAGAGCAATCCACTTTCCGAGTCTAGCGAAGTGCTAAATAGTTTTCTATTACTCCGTCAAATCTGTGTtgatttgaaattgtgtaaatttCAGTCAGgtagcagcagcagcagcatcaCAGATAGTGAAG GAGAAACAATTATATCTTATAATCCCGAGTTGCTGCAAAAATTACTTGGACAGCTGGAAGAAGGTGAAGATTTTGAATGTCCAATCTGTTTATCTCCTCCAATGGAAATTGTGATCACACGTTGTGCTCACATTTTCTGTCGTCCGTGTATACTGAGATCTCTAGAAGAGAGGAAAAAAAGTGGTTGTCCTCTTTGTCGGCAAAAACTCTCATCAGAATCTGATATATTCTCACCGCCTCCCCAGCCAGAGACAGACACTGCTGAACTGAGCTCAGCCTCAGAAAAACCGCTATCGTCCAAGGTTTCTGCTCTGATAAAATGTCTGGATGAATCAAGAGACCAAAATCCAG TTTCAAGCCCGAGAAAGTGGTTGTCCAACTGTTCTACTTGCAAGCCTGAGGGCTTCAAGTGCAGGTGTAAATCTGACAGCTGCCTCTAG
- the LOC108328725 gene encoding protein RADIALIS-like 3, with protein MASSSMSASGSWSVKDNKAFEKALAVYDKDTPDRWYNVAHAVGGKTPEEVKRHYELLVQDVKHIESGRVPFPNYKKTASSDQEEKRLRNLNLQ; from the exons ATGGCATCAAGTTCAATGTCAGCCTCAGGCTCATGGAGTGTCAAGGACAACAAGGCCTTTGAGAAGGCTCTAGCTGTTTACGACAAGGACACCCCTGACCGTTGGTACAATGTTGCCCATGCTGTTGGTGgcaaaactccagaggaagtgAAGAGACACTATGAACTCCTTGTCCAGGATGTTAAACACATTGAGTCAGGACGAGTGCCATTCCCAAATTACAAGAAAACTGCATCCTCTGATCAGGAGGAGAAAAG ACTGAGGAATTTGAACCTCCAGTGA